The following are encoded together in the Planctobacterium marinum genome:
- a CDS encoding AMP-binding protein produces MNTVNLSLPAEKLTYWLVQDGSRDVLFQPIDGEMVTFNWQQINSEARKLVSFLQEQGLNPGDKVAILSKNCAHWIISDIALMYAGLVSVPIYPTANKDTISYVLEHSESKMILVGKLDNWQAQAEGIPESVPKLAFPYPGMPAEFNWNEVQDKYEEAENITPVKPDDLMTILYTSGSTGNPKGAMHNYQSFVNAGKNVGKRMQVSTEDRIMSYLPLSHCTERAYVESTLLSYGLKVYFVDSLDTFAQDLNNAKPTIFGSVPRLWTQFQKKILTKMPNRKLQTLLKIPLLNNIVRNKIKKQMGLDQARLFVSGSAPLSEKILQWYSKLDINIGEGWGMTESFACGSVLGPGMDVRIGTVSKPLPGTEVVIAEDSEILLKTESDMLGYYKEEEKTKETLNEQGYIHTGDLGEMQDGYLSIVGRKKDIFKTEKGKYVAPIPIESEFGDNEYIEQMCLMGTQLVQPVLVINLSEHALALDKKDIEQSLLETLAAVNTKLEAHAKVSAIIVAQQAWTTDSGELTPTLKVKRHVVEKTYLPLAQKVEKGTISWH; encoded by the coding sequence ATGAATACTGTAAACCTCTCCCTACCCGCAGAAAAGCTTACTTATTGGTTAGTACAAGATGGCTCAAGAGATGTGCTATTTCAGCCAATTGACGGTGAAATGGTGACTTTTAACTGGCAGCAAATTAATTCCGAAGCCAGAAAACTGGTTAGCTTTTTACAGGAACAAGGACTCAATCCCGGAGATAAGGTAGCAATACTCTCTAAAAACTGTGCACACTGGATAATCTCTGATATTGCATTGATGTATGCTGGCCTGGTCAGTGTACCGATCTATCCAACTGCAAATAAAGACACCATTAGTTACGTACTGGAGCATTCAGAAAGTAAAATGATTTTGGTGGGGAAACTAGATAACTGGCAAGCTCAGGCAGAGGGTATTCCTGAGTCGGTACCAAAACTCGCTTTTCCTTATCCGGGCATGCCGGCCGAATTCAATTGGAATGAGGTACAAGATAAGTACGAAGAAGCGGAGAATATCACACCGGTTAAGCCTGATGACTTGATGACTATTTTGTATACCTCTGGCAGTACAGGAAATCCCAAGGGCGCTATGCATAATTATCAAAGCTTTGTTAATGCGGGTAAAAACGTTGGTAAGCGTATGCAGGTTTCTACTGAAGACCGGATAATGTCTTACCTGCCTCTGTCTCATTGTACTGAACGCGCTTATGTGGAATCTACCTTATTGAGTTATGGTTTAAAGGTTTATTTTGTGGATAGTCTCGACACTTTTGCGCAAGATCTTAATAACGCAAAACCCACCATTTTTGGTTCGGTGCCGCGCTTGTGGACGCAGTTCCAGAAGAAAATTTTAACCAAGATGCCAAATCGTAAACTGCAAACCTTGTTGAAAATTCCTCTGCTAAACAACATTGTCAGAAATAAAATCAAGAAGCAAATGGGACTTGATCAGGCCCGCCTGTTCGTCAGTGGCTCAGCGCCTTTGTCAGAGAAGATTCTGCAGTGGTATAGCAAACTCGATATCAATATTGGGGAAGGTTGGGGTATGACCGAATCTTTTGCTTGCGGCAGTGTTTTGGGGCCCGGTATGGACGTGCGCATTGGTACTGTTTCAAAACCCTTACCCGGTACAGAAGTGGTGATCGCTGAAGATAGTGAAATTCTACTTAAGACCGAGTCAGATATGCTGGGTTACTACAAAGAAGAAGAAAAAACCAAAGAAACACTCAATGAGCAAGGGTACATACACACCGGTGATTTGGGTGAGATGCAGGACGGTTACCTTTCGATAGTTGGTAGGAAGAAAGATATCTTTAAAACAGAAAAAGGTAAATATGTGGCACCCATTCCAATCGAATCGGAGTTTGGTGATAACGAGTACATTGAGCAAATGTGCTTGATGGGAACCCAATTGGTGCAACCGGTTCTGGTGATTAACTTAAGTGAGCATGCTTTAGCATTGGACAAAAAAGACATTGAACAAAGCTTATTAGAAACGCTTGCGGCAGTGAATACAAAATTGGAAGCGCATGCCAAGGTTTCTGCCATCATAGTTGCACAGCAAGCGTGGACAACAGATTCTGGTGAGTTAACGCCAACTCTCAAAGTTAAACGTCACGTGGTAGAAAAGACCTATTTGCCGCTGGCGCAGAAAGTAGAAAAGGGCACTATTAGCTGGCATTAG
- the rpsQ gene encoding 30S ribosomal protein S17: MTEQKIRTVQGRVVSNKADKTITVAVERRVKHPIYGKFIKRTTKLHAHDENNTCQMGDVVTLKECRPLSKSKNWMLVEVVGKA, translated from the coding sequence ATGACTGAACAAAAGATTCGTACAGTACAAGGTCGTGTGGTTAGCAACAAAGCTGATAAAACTATCACTGTTGCTGTTGAACGCCGCGTGAAGCACCCTATCTACGGGAAATTCATCAAGCGCACAACTAAGTTGCACGCTCACGACGAAAACAACACATGCCAAATGGGCGACGTAGTAACTCTTAAAGAGTGCCGTCCATTATCCAAGTCTAAGAACTGGATGTTGGTTGAAGTTGTTGGTAAAGCTTAA
- the rpmC gene encoding 50S ribosomal protein L29, protein MNASELREKSVEELNAHLIELLQEQFNLRMQNSTGQLAQTHQLKTVRRNIARVKTILTEKAGA, encoded by the coding sequence ATGAATGCATCTGAACTAAGAGAAAAGAGCGTAGAAGAATTGAATGCGCACCTGATCGAACTTCTTCAGGAGCAATTCAACCTGCGCATGCAAAACAGCACTGGTCAATTGGCGCAAACGCATCAATTGAAAACAGTTCGTCGTAACATTGCGCGTGTTAAAACCATTTTGACTGAGAAGGCAGGTGCCTAA
- the rplP gene encoding 50S ribosomal protein L16 → MLQPKRMKFRKMHKGRNRGLASGNKVSFGTFGLKSVGRGRMTARQIEAARRAMTRHVKRQGKIWIRVFPDKPITEKPLEVRQGKGKGNVEYWVCQIQPGRVLYEMEGVPEELAREAFELAAAKLPFKTTFVTRTVM, encoded by the coding sequence ATGTTACAACCAAAACGTATGAAATTTCGTAAGATGCACAAGGGCCGCAACCGTGGTCTGGCATCTGGTAATAAAGTAAGTTTCGGTACTTTCGGTTTAAAATCGGTTGGTCGTGGCCGTATGACTGCTCGTCAAATCGAAGCAGCTCGTCGTGCGATGACTCGTCACGTTAAACGTCAAGGTAAAATCTGGATCCGTGTGTTCCCTGACAAGCCAATTACTGAGAAGCCTCTTGAGGTTCGTCAAGGTAAAGGTAAGGGTAACGTTGAATACTGGGTATGTCAGATTCAGCCAGGTCGTGTGCTGTATGAGATGGAAGGTGTGCCAGAAGAATTGGCGCGAGAAGCTTTCGAACTTGCAGCTGCGAAATTGCCGTTTAAGACCACTTTTGTAACTCGGACGGTAATGTAA